The Mangrovibacillus cuniculi sequence AAAGACAGATGTCGAACGTTGGATTAGAAGGGGTGTACATACGAATGAAAGAACAACTTTCCTGGAAAGTGGGAGGCCAGCAAGGAGAAGGTATTGAAAGTACTGGAGAAATCTTTGCTATCGCTCTAAACCGCTTAGGGTATTACTTATATGGATATCGTCACTTTTCTTCCCGTATTAAGGGTGGACATACAAATAATAAAATCCGTGTAAGTGTTAGAGAAACACGTGCTGTTGCGGATGACTTAGATATTCTAATTGCATTTGATCAAGAAACGTTGGATGTAAATGCACACGAACTAAATGAACAAGGTGTAATGATTGCTGACGCAAAGTTTAATCCAGAACAACCTGAAAATTCAAAAGGTGTTTTATATTCCGTTCCATTTACAGAGATTGCACAAGAATTAGGGACATCTTTAATGAAAAACATGGTTGCTATTGGTGCTACATGTGCAGTATTGAACTTAGACCCTTCTCAGTTCCGAGATGTCGTAGAAGAGATTTTCGGTAGAAAAGGGGAAGCTGTTGTAGATAAAAACATGGAAGCGATTCAACAGGGTTATTCAAAAATGCTTGAACTTCTTGGTGACTATGCGGGATCACAACAATTAGCTCCAGCAGATGGAAAACAACGTATGTTCATGATTGGAAATGATGCTATTGCAATGGGAGCTTTAGCTGCAGGAGTTCGACTAATGGCTGCTTATCCAATTACACCAGCATCTGAGATAATGGAGTATTTAATTAAGAAGCTACCGAAATTCGGTGGTACTGTCATTCAGACGGAGGATGAGATTGCAGCTGCAACGATGGCAATTGGCTCTAACTACGCTGGAGTTCGTTCTTTTACAGCCTCGGCTGGTCCTGGTTTATCTTTAATGATGGAAGCAATTGGACTATCTGGGATGACAGAACAACCTTTAGTAGTTGTGGACACACAACGTGGTGGCCCATCTACTGGTTTACCAACGAAACAAGAACAGTCTGATTTAATGGCGATGATTTATGGAACGCATGGAGAAATTCCAAAGATTGTTCTTGCTCCAAGTACGGTAGAAGAAGCCTTCTTTGATACCATCCAAGCTTTTAATTTAGCGGATCAGTATCAATGTCCTGTTATCATTCTATCTGATCTACAATTATCTCTTGGAAAACAAACAGTAGAACCTTTAGATTATAATAAAATTACTATAAATCGTGGTAAGCTTGCGTCTTACAACGAAGAGCTTCCAGAATTAGAAGCAAAAGAATACTTTAAACGTTATCAGGTTACGGAAGACGGTGTTTCTCCTCGTGTTGTACCTGGAATGAAGCACGGGATTCATCACGTAACTGGAGTAGAACATGATGAGACCGGGAAGCCATCAGAATCTACCTCTAACCGCCAAGCGCAAATGGATAAGCGTATGCGTAAGACTAACTCTATTCAATTTGACCGTCCACTGCATGTAAACGCAATTCATGAAGAAGCAGACATTTTATTTGTTGGATTCAACTCTACAAGAGGTGTCATTGAAGAGACAATGGAGCGTTTGACGAAAGAAGGACTGAAAGTGAACCACGCTCATGTTCGACTTCTTCATCCTTTCCCGAAAGAAGAATTAGCTCCGTTAATGACTGCGAGTAAGCAAGTGGTGGTAGTAGAGCATAACGCTACTGGACAATTAGCTAGTTTAATTAAGATGAACGTAGGGCAAGCAGATAAAATTACAAACTACTTACGATATGATGGTAATCCAATTTTACCGCATGAGTTACAGGCGTTTAGTAAGGAGCTGGGATAATGGCGACATTTAAAGACTTTCGAAATAATGTAAAACCAAACTGGTGTCCAGGTTGTGGTGATTTCTCTGTACAAGCAGCGATTCAGCGTGCTTCGGCAAATGTTGGATTAGAACCAGAACAAGTAGCGGTTGTTTCTGGTATTGGTTGTTCTGGTAGAATTTCCGGATACATTAATTCCTATGGCTTACATGGTATCCATGGACGCGCATTGCCAATTGCACAAGGTGTAAAAATGGCTAATCGTGACTTAACCGTTATTGCTTCTGGTGGTGATGGTGATGGATTTGCCATTGGTCTCGGACACACCATTCATGCAATTCGTCGAAACATTGACATTACGTATATTGTAATGGATAACCAAATTTATGGATTAACAAAGGGGCAAACGTCCCCTCGATCTGCTGCAGGATTTAAGACTAAGTCGACTCCAGAAGGCGCAATTGAACCAGCACTATCTCCAATGGAAACAGCTCTTACATCAGGCGCTACATTTGTGGCACAAAGCTTCTCTACTGATTTAAAAGAACTAACGGCCATTATCGAAGCTGGTTTAAATCACAAAGGATTCTCCCTAATTAACGTGTTTAGTCCATGTGTTACGTATAACAAAATCAACACATATGACTGGTTTAAAGAGAACTTAACGAAGCTATCAGACATCGAAGGCTATGATCCTTCTAATCGTGCTAAAGCAATGGCTACATTGATGGAACATGATAGCTTAGTAACAGGGATTATCTATCAAAATACAGAGCAACCTTCTTACCAAGAGTTAGTGCCTGGTTATGATAAAGATTCTCTAGTGAAGCAAGATCTGACCCTAGAAGAAGGTCAATTCCAAGCATTAATGAAAGAATTTATGTAAGCTAAATCGAATAAAATTCTAGATTACCTGTACCCACTACAAGTAAAAGCAACTTGCTGAAGCTTGTAATGGGTACAGGTTTTTATACAGGTATAATGAAAGTAAAGTAATTGTCAACAAACCAACTGAATCTCTTGTTTATTCCTAAATTATTGAAAGCGATTCCTTGTCAACTCTAGTAATATTCATTATAATGATAGAATGTAAAACTCATCGTTTTAGCGGTGCGAAAGGGGTTACATTCATGAATGAAGAACAGCGTAAGCATCAAACAGAGAATGTAAAATCAGATGCTTCTTCTACTAAAACAGAAAAAGACTATAGTAAATATTTTCAATCAGTCTATATTCCACCATCCTTAAAAGATGCTAAAAAACGTGGAAAAGAAAAGATTGCTTATCATAATGACTTTGGTATTGAAGAACGCTTTCGTGGTTTAGGAGAAGGACGTAAGTTTTATATCCGTACATACGGCTGTCAGATGAATGAGCATGACACAGAAGTAATGGCTGGGATCTTTATGGCACTTGGATATACTGCTACCAATTCTACAGAAGATGCTGATGTGATTTTACTAAACACCTGTGCAATTCGTGAAAACGCAGAGAACAAAGTATTTGGTGAATTAGGACATTTGAAATCTTTAAAACGTGAAAGACCAGATTTATTAATTGGCGTTTGTGGATGTATGTCACAGGAAGAATCAGTAGTAAACAAGATTCTTAAAACGCATCAACATGTAGATATGATCTTTGGTACGCATAATATCCACCGTTTACCAAACATCTTGCATGATGCTTACATGTCTAAAGCTATGGTAGTGGAAGTGTGGTCTAAAGAAGGGGATATTATTGAAAACCTTCCTAGAGTTCGTCGTGGTGAAATTAAAGGTTGGGTTAACATTATGTACGGCTGTGATAAGTTTTGTACGTATTGTATCGTTCCTTACACACGTGGAAAAGAACGAAGTCGTAGACCGGAAGAAATTATCCATGAAGTAAGGCAGCTAGCTGCACAAGGATATAAAGAGATTACTCTACTTGGTCAAAACGTTAATGCTTACGGAAAAGACTTCGATGACGTAACGTATGGTTTAGGAGATTTAATGGATGAATTAAGAAAAATCGATATTCCTAGAATACGATTTACAACATCTCATCCAAGAGACTTCGATGACCACTTAATTGAAGTATTAGCCAAAGGTGGGAACTTGGTTGAACATATCCACCTCCCAGTTCAATTTGGTTCAACGGATATTTTAAAAATCATGGCGAGGAAGTATTCTCGTGAACACTTCCTAGAACTTGTTGGTAAGATCAAAAAAGCGATGCCAAATGTAGCATTAACAACAGATATTATTGTGGGATTCCCAAATGAAACAGAAGAGCAATTTGAAGAAACGTTAAGTCTTGTTCGTGAAGTTGGTTTCGAAGCGGCATACACATTCATTTATTCTCCTCGTGAAGGTACACCTGCTGCTAAAATGACTGATAATGTGCCAATGGAAGTGAAAAAAGACCGTCTTCAACGTCTAAATGCTTTAATTGGAGAGTATGCCAAGGAAGCAATGAAGCGTTATGAAGGTCAAATTGTAGAAGTGTTAATCGAAGGGGAAAGCAAAAATAATCCAGATATTTTAGCGGGATATACTCGTAGAAGTAAATTGGTAAACGTGAAAGCACCAAAAGAAGTTATTGGTAAAATCGTGAAAGTGAAAATTACAGACGCTCGATCCTTCTCACTAAACGGGGAATTTATAGAAGAAGGAGTAATCGGGTCTGAATTCCTTGAAGGGGTAGAGGTGGAGTAACTATGGTAAAGTATACAAAGGACGATATTATTGCTCGTGCAGAAGAGCTTGCGAATATGATTTCTCAAATGGATGAGGTAGATTACTTTAAACGTGCGGAGGCACAAATTCATGAGAATAAAAAAATTCGCGAAAAAATAGCGAGCATCAAGAGCTTACAAAAGCAAGCTGTCAACTTCCAACATTACGGTAAAGCAGAAGCACTACGTATGGTAGAAGAAAAGATTGATAAGCTTCAAGCAGAACTGGATGATATTCCAGTAGTGCAAGAGTTTAAGCAGTCGCAACTAGATGTTAATGATCTATTGCAAATCGTAGCTAACACTATTTCCAACACAGTAACTGATAATATTATTAAAGAAACAGAAGGGGATTTATTACGTGGTGAAACAGGTTCACACGTGAAGAATAGCCCTGCAGGTAGCTGTTCTTAATAGTAAAAAGGCAGAGGAACAATTCATTTGTTCTCTCTGCCTTTTTTGTTACGAGAAGATTAACATCTCATCGGTAGCCACGTGATGTGACATATACTTAGATGAGTCTCTTTTGGAAAAGAACATTATGTCCTTTTGCGAGCTCACTAAGGTCTGTAGCGGAGACTAGGGTTCCTTTGTGAAAGAAAACACAATGTATATGCAGGAGTATTATTTTATCAAGAGGAATTAATAATCCTGTTTTATCTGACATACGGTGAGTTCGAAAGACGTAGAATGTATGGACAACATTATTCATATAAATAGGTCAAACACCCTTATAAGAAGCCCGCATAGTATGGAGTATCGCTCGTTCCTATATGCCTATATATTTTAGAAAAGTTTGACACCAAGAACTAGTCAAACGCATAGGATGAAGTGAAAAAGAATGAGGAGGTTACGCTCGCATGTCAGATTATAGAGAGATTATTACGAAAGCGGTCGTGGCGAAAGGACGCAAATTTACACAGTCTACGCACATTATCTGCCCACCTTATAAACCAACAAGTATCTTAGGTTGCTGGATTATTAACCACACCTTTGAAGCTAAAAAAGTTGGAAAGAAAGTTGAAGTTAGCGGATGTTATGACATCAATGTATGGTATTCCCACTCGGGTAACAAGAAAACTAGTGTAGTAACAGAAACAGTTCACTATACAGATGTAATCAAGTTAAAACACCGTGATCCAGATGCACTACATGATGATGAAGTAGTAGCAAGAGTATTGCAAAACCCTAACTGTACAGAAGCAGTAATATCTCCATGTGGTGAAAAGATTATTGTACACGTGGAAAGAGAATTCCTTGTAGAAGTTATCGGAGAAACAAAAGTATGCGTACTAGTAAATCCGCATGCTTGTGAGGACTGCGATGATGACGATTGGGAAGAAGAATTAGATGAAGAATTAGAAGACTTGGATCCTGATTTCTTAATTGGTGGAGAAGAAGAGTAACTAGGAGAGGACATCTCCTAGTTTTTTGTTGCCCACGTGACGTGGGTACTCGTCGTTAGCCACGTGATGTGGCTAGCTCTTAGACGAGTCTCCTTACCATAACTCAAAAATTCGCAACAACTTGGCGTTGGTCGCGTGACGCGACCACTTGGCGTTAGCGACGTGAAGTCGCTTGAAATTAGCGAAGTATCCGTGATGTGGCCGGTACTTAGCGAAGTATCCTTATTATTGTTTCAAAAATAGTGACGTGGGTACTCGTCGTTGGTCGCGTGATGCGACCACTTGGCGTTAGCGACGTGAAGTCGCTGGAACCTAGCGAAGTATCTGTTATGTGGCTAGCTCTTAGACGAGTCTCCTTACCATAACTCAAAATTTCGCAACAACTTGGCGTTAGCGAAGTCTCGCTTCTATAATAAACTTAAATGGACAAGTAGTCTCTGCTTTAAATTCTTAAACTCTCCTCTCGCATCAAAACTCCATCCCAAAAGAGAATATAAACAATAAACTTCGCAATATAGTAAACATGTAAAAAATATTTCCAAATGTATCCGTTTACACTTTTTATTTCGGTTGTGCATTCACTCAATAAAGATTATAATGTCCATTATAAACAAACAAATGTACATTATAAAAATACACAGGAGTGATGACATGAACCTAGAAAATAAAGAAATCAAAATCGGATTGTTAGGATTAGGGACTGTAGGTACTGGTGTTGTCACCCTGATTGATCGCCAACAAGAACAATTTCACCACTTGATAGGATGTCCAGTAAAGATTACGAAAATATTAGTACAGGACTTAGAAAAAGAGAGAAATATAGAGTTTGAGCATAAAACATTAACATTAGATCCTTATGATATCGTTAATGATTCAGAGATAGATATAGTGATAGAGGTAATGGGGGAATGGATTATACCTATCAAATAATAGAGAAGGCGTTGCGAAATGGAAAGCATGTCGTAACGGCAAATAAAGACTTGATGGCAGAAAGAGGACCCGAATTATTACAACTTGCAGTAGATCACCATTGTGATTTGTTTTATGAAGCAAGTGTGGCAGGTGGAATACCTATCCTCCGCAGTGTTGTTGAAGGATTAGCATCAGATCGAATTCAAAAAATGATGGGAATAGTAAATGGTACAACTAATTACATGCTGACAAAAATGACAACACAAGGAAGAACATACGAAGAGGCATTAGTAGAAGCACAACATTTAGGCTTTGCAGAAGCAGATCCAACATCAGATGTAGAGGGGTTAGACGCAGCTAGAAAAATGGCGATTCTCTCCACATTAGGATTTTCTATGCAGATTGCTCTTCAAAACGTGCAAGTCAAAGGAATCTCTTCCATTTCTAAAGAAGACATACAATACGCAGACCAATTAGGATATGTAATGAAACTTATTGGGCATGCAGTGCGATTGGATGACGAAGTTTCTATCTCAGTAGAACCGACTATGCTACCTAAACAACATCCACTTGCTAATGTACACAACGAGTATAATGCCGTATATGTGTATGGAGAAGCTGTTGGTGAAACAATGTTTTATGGTCCAGGTGCAGGAAGCTTACCAACGGCTACAGCTGTGGTGTCAGATCTAGTTGGTGTCATGAAAAATATGCGCTTAGGTGTAAACGGAAAAAGCGTGGTTCATCCACGTTATAGAAAGCAAATAGCGCCTTTATCCAAGCAGTATTGTTCTATGTTTTTACGAGTGTTTGTGAAAGATGAAGTAGGAGTTTTAGCCAAAGTTACAAAGCTTTTTGCTGATCGAGAAGTAAGTTTTCAACGAATAGGGCAAACAATCCTACCAGAAAAATTATGTGATGTCGTCATTGTCACACACCAAGCCAATAAAGAATCGCTTCAACAAGTCTTACAAGATTTATCTAATGCCGACTATGTAGATCGTGTAGTCTCGTACTATAGAGTAGAAGGGGGAGAATAAAATGAAAAGTGGTTTATTAGAAGCTTACACCTCTTACCTACCACTGACAGATAAAACTCCACACATTTCACTAGGAGAAGGGAGTACCCCTTTAGTTTATCTACCTACCATTTCTAGAAACTTATCCATCCAACTCTATGTAAAGTTAGAAGGTGCTAACCCAACAGGATCATTTAAAGATCGAGGTATGGTAATGGCTGTGGCAAAAGCAATGGAAAATGGAAGTAACAAGATTATCTGTGCGTCTACTGGTAATACTTCCGCTTCCGCTGCTGCTTATGCTGCACATGCAGATTTAGAATGTATCGTGTTGATCCCAAGGGGGAAAATTGCTAAAGGTAAGTTAGCACAAGCCATGATGTATGGAGCTAAGATTGTTCAGGTCGATGGAAACTTTGACGATGCTCTTCGCATCGTACAAGATTTAGCTAAAGAGTATCCCATTACTTTAGTGAATTCTGTAAATCCTTACCGAATTGAAGGACAAAAAACAGCTGCGTTTGAAATTATCGACGTCTTAGGAAAAGCACCTGATTACGTTTCACTTCCTGTAGGTAATGCAGGAAATATAACAGCTTACTGGAAAGGATTTACAGAATATAATAATATCTTTCAGACTGGTTTGCCAAAACTAGCAGGGTATCAAGCAGAAGGAGCAGCAGCAATTGTTCAAGACAAAGTAATACTGCAACCAGAAACCATTGCAACCGCTATACGTATTGGTAACCCTGCTTCGCGTAAACAAGCTATGGTAGCTAGGGATCATTCAAATGGCTGGATTAAGTCAGTCACAGATCATCAAATTATAGAAGCGTACCAACTTCTCGCTAAGAAGGAAGGTATCTTGGCAGAACCATCCTCGTGTAGCAGTGTAGCAGGTGTCATCCAACAAGTCGAAAATGGTGAAATACCAAAAGGAAGTCAAGTAGTTGCCATATTAACTGGCAATGGTTTAAAAGACACGGAAGCGGCTATCGACTATTCATTAAGTAAGACCTTTACAGTCGAGGGGACGAAAGAAGCTGTGAAAGCTTGGTTGGAGGCAAGCACATGAAAAAGAAACTAACCATTCAAGTGCCTGCAAGCTCTGCAAATTTGGGCCCTGGCTTTGATTCAGTCGGTATAGCGTTAGGGAAATACCTAACGCTTGAAGTACAAAAATATAGTCGCTGGCATGTTGTTGCGGAATCTCCGCATTTAGCACACTTACCGAACGATGAAGAACATTTTATTGTCCAAACAGCTTTGAAAATTGCAGAAAGATATGAAGTCGAGCTTCCACCATGTAGAATCTCCATACGATCTGACATTCCTTTAGCCAAAGGGTTAGGAACTAGTTCTTCAGCCTTACTAGCAGGATTGGAATTAGCAAATCAAATGTGCCAATTAAATTTAACATTGGAGGAAAAAATTCAGATTTCAAGTGAATTAGAAGGTCATCCTGATAATGTGGGACCTGCACTGACGGGTGGACTTTTTATAGGTGCATTTGTTCAAGGAAAGGTGAATTATACAAGATTAGATCCACCAAACATAGATTTTGTTGTTGCCATTCCACCATTTGAATTATTAACCGATGACTCTAGAAACGCTTTACCATCTCACTTTCCATTTGTAACTAGTATTGAAGGAAGTGCGTTAGCGAACGTATTGGTGGCAGCTTTAGCAACAAATAATTTACCAGCTCTTCAATCTGTTTTCTCTAGTGATGTTTTTCATGAACCTTTTCGACAGTCTTTTATCCCTCATTGGTTAGACTTAAAGCACAGTTTTCTATCTAATGGAGCGCTCGGTGTCGCTTTATCTGGTGGAGGACCAAGTATACTTGTCATTACAGAAAAAGGGCAAGGTGAAAGCATAGCAACAACTGTACAAAAATATTTCCCATTATACGAAATTCGTTGTTTGCCCGTTGACATACAAGGTGTAGTGATAAAGTAAAAAAGAATAAAAACCTCCGTTCTAGCCATTTTATTAATAGTAGGACGGAGGTTTTTTTGTGCAAATTATCGTGAATGCGACAACGATAGAAGATGCCAATGAGTGGTTATGGTTTGTTTTTACATATATAAAAGAATTTGATTCATCTGCAACGTTTTACTATAATCCTAAAAAACTTGGAAGCATAAGAAGAATTCAATTAGGGAGTTTACGTATAGAAGATAGACTCTATCATGCAGAACTTCAGTATGAGAAATTAGGAACAATCCACTTTATAGAATGGTTTTCCGAAAAAGGAGAAACGTTAAAATCTTCGCACCCTTTAATACAGTGGATGATGGATAAAACGAGAGTATGGGAGTCGAAAAACAGTGATAATTGGAAGATACCTATTGGAGATACAACCATCTCTTTGCGAGCAAGATGGGAAAGCTATGCCCAATATCAATCCCTTCCTATAAGCAATGCTTTTAGACAGTTAATAGAAATTGCTGATGAAATGGACGAAGTAACTCTTGGATTTAATATAAATTTATTATGTAAACCTACTATTCAACATGCTCTAACACTATTTCAAAAAGGGAAAAAGCAACTTATCGAAAAGGGTGATATAGAGCTTGGAGTGACTCTGCTTATTTCATCCATAGAAATTATTTGTTTGCAAACGGAAAGTAACTTGAAACGCTGCTCAACATGTGGCCAAATAGAGTATTCAATAGGTGATCGTGTAGTTGATTTTTATAAAACTCATACTAGCTTATCAAAGAAAGAAGCCGAGGAGTGGTATTCTCAGCGATCTAAGTTTATTCATACGGGTAACTTTATGACAAATGATGTACAAGTGCCAAGATTAGATCCAGAAGATGTAAGCGGATGTGTTAGGATACAAGAAGGAAATATAGAAGTTTTTTTACAGGAAACTACTAAAGGTTTTATCAACTTTTTATTTACACTATCAATAGATGAAAAGCGAGATGCTTGAGGACTAAATGATCCTCAAGCTGTTCTTGTTTAAAAAATGTTTCTTAAAGTTAAGACTTTCTTCATAAATTCCTTCAACAATTGTTAAGATTTGGCTTGTATAATGAGGAATGTAGAGAGGAGAGCGGTATATGAGCACGTACAACATATTAGTTGTAGATGATGATCAAGATATTAGAGACGGCATTGAGATTTATCTTAAAAATGAAGGGTTTCAAGTTTCTAAAGCGTCCAATGGAAAGGAAGCACTTCAAATTGTCCAATCAGATTCTATTCAATTAATTATTCTGGATGTGATGATGCCTGAAATGGACGGAATTGCGGCAACATTTAAAATACGTGAAGACAAGAATATTCCTATCATTATGTTAAGCGCAAAGGTAGAGGATAGCGATAAGATATTGGGATTATCTGTTGGAGCGGATGATTACATGACTAAACCGTTTCATCCAATGGAGCTAGTAGCAAGGGTTAAATCCCATTTAAGACGTTTTACCCAGCTAGGATCTTATCAAGTAGCTACGAATGAGTTGAAAAATGGTGATCTTACTTTAGACTCAGAAGCTAAAACATGTATGAAACAAGACCAAGCTGTTCACCTAACCCCGATAGAATACAAGATTACCGAGCTGTTAATGAAGAATAAAGGAAGAGTGTTTTCTATTTCAGAAATTTATGAACGTGTATGGGGAGAAAATGCCCTGAATGCTGAAAACATCGTGGCAGTACATATAAGAAAAATCAGAGAAAAAATCGAATGTGATCCGAAAAATCCTGAATTCATCAAAGTTGTTTGGGGTGTGGGATATAAGATGGAAAAACGAAGTTAATAAGGAGGACCTATGAAAAAACTAGTTGCACCTATACTTTTTTCACTATTAATTAGCATAATCACCATTTCCACCGTGACACTTTGGGAAAATATTTCACTAGTTTGGAAGAATGACTACAGCGAGAGCGATGTATTTCAAGAAAACGTTAACCATTTTATAGATGAACTAATATCTTCC is a genomic window containing:
- a CDS encoding 2-oxoacid:acceptor oxidoreductase subunit alpha, whose product is MKEQLSWKVGGQQGEGIESTGEIFAIALNRLGYYLYGYRHFSSRIKGGHTNNKIRVSVRETRAVADDLDILIAFDQETLDVNAHELNEQGVMIADAKFNPEQPENSKGVLYSVPFTEIAQELGTSLMKNMVAIGATCAVLNLDPSQFRDVVEEIFGRKGEAVVDKNMEAIQQGYSKMLELLGDYAGSQQLAPADGKQRMFMIGNDAIAMGALAAGVRLMAAYPITPASEIMEYLIKKLPKFGGTVIQTEDEIAAATMAIGSNYAGVRSFTASAGPGLSLMMEAIGLSGMTEQPLVVVDTQRGGPSTGLPTKQEQSDLMAMIYGTHGEIPKIVLAPSTVEEAFFDTIQAFNLADQYQCPVIILSDLQLSLGKQTVEPLDYNKITINRGKLASYNEELPELEAKEYFKRYQVTEDGVSPRVVPGMKHGIHHVTGVEHDETGKPSESTSNRQAQMDKRMRKTNSIQFDRPLHVNAIHEEADILFVGFNSTRGVIEETMERLTKEGLKVNHAHVRLLHPFPKEELAPLMTASKQVVVVEHNATGQLASLIKMNVGQADKITNYLRYDGNPILPHELQAFSKELG
- a CDS encoding 2-oxoacid:ferredoxin oxidoreductase subunit beta, which encodes MATFKDFRNNVKPNWCPGCGDFSVQAAIQRASANVGLEPEQVAVVSGIGCSGRISGYINSYGLHGIHGRALPIAQGVKMANRDLTVIASGGDGDGFAIGLGHTIHAIRRNIDITYIVMDNQIYGLTKGQTSPRSAAGFKTKSTPEGAIEPALSPMETALTSGATFVAQSFSTDLKELTAIIEAGLNHKGFSLINVFSPCVTYNKINTYDWFKENLTKLSDIEGYDPSNRAKAMATLMEHDSLVTGIIYQNTEQPSYQELVPGYDKDSLVKQDLTLEEGQFQALMKEFM
- the miaB gene encoding tRNA (N6-isopentenyl adenosine(37)-C2)-methylthiotransferase MiaB → MNEEQRKHQTENVKSDASSTKTEKDYSKYFQSVYIPPSLKDAKKRGKEKIAYHNDFGIEERFRGLGEGRKFYIRTYGCQMNEHDTEVMAGIFMALGYTATNSTEDADVILLNTCAIRENAENKVFGELGHLKSLKRERPDLLIGVCGCMSQEESVVNKILKTHQHVDMIFGTHNIHRLPNILHDAYMSKAMVVEVWSKEGDIIENLPRVRRGEIKGWVNIMYGCDKFCTYCIVPYTRGKERSRRPEEIIHEVRQLAAQGYKEITLLGQNVNAYGKDFDDVTYGLGDLMDELRKIDIPRIRFTTSHPRDFDDHLIEVLAKGGNLVEHIHLPVQFGSTDILKIMARKYSREHFLELVGKIKKAMPNVALTTDIIVGFPNETEEQFEETLSLVREVGFEAAYTFIYSPREGTPAAKMTDNVPMEVKKDRLQRLNALIGEYAKEAMKRYEGQIVEVLIEGESKNNPDILAGYTRRSKLVNVKAPKEVIGKIVKVKITDARSFSLNGEFIEEGVIGSEFLEGVEVE
- a CDS encoding RicAFT regulatory complex protein RicA family protein, whose product is MVKYTKDDIIARAEELANMISQMDEVDYFKRAEAQIHENKKIREKIASIKSLQKQAVNFQHYGKAEALRMVEEKIDKLQAELDDIPVVQEFKQSQLDVNDLLQIVANTISNTVTDNIIKETEGDLLRGETGSHVKNSPAGSCS
- the cotE gene encoding outer spore coat protein CotE, encoding MSDYREIITKAVVAKGRKFTQSTHIICPPYKPTSILGCWIINHTFEAKKVGKKVEVSGCYDINVWYSHSGNKKTSVVTETVHYTDVIKLKHRDPDALHDDEVVARVLQNPNCTEAVISPCGEKIIVHVEREFLVEVIGETKVCVLVNPHACEDCDDDDWEEELDEELEDLDPDFLIGGEEE
- the thrC gene encoding threonine synthase, whose amino-acid sequence is MKSGLLEAYTSYLPLTDKTPHISLGEGSTPLVYLPTISRNLSIQLYVKLEGANPTGSFKDRGMVMAVAKAMENGSNKIICASTGNTSASAAAYAAHADLECIVLIPRGKIAKGKLAQAMMYGAKIVQVDGNFDDALRIVQDLAKEYPITLVNSVNPYRIEGQKTAAFEIIDVLGKAPDYVSLPVGNAGNITAYWKGFTEYNNIFQTGLPKLAGYQAEGAAAIVQDKVILQPETIATAIRIGNPASRKQAMVARDHSNGWIKSVTDHQIIEAYQLLAKKEGILAEPSSCSSVAGVIQQVENGEIPKGSQVVAILTGNGLKDTEAAIDYSLSKTFTVEGTKEAVKAWLEAST
- the thrB gene encoding homoserine kinase; the encoded protein is MKKKLTIQVPASSANLGPGFDSVGIALGKYLTLEVQKYSRWHVVAESPHLAHLPNDEEHFIVQTALKIAERYEVELPPCRISIRSDIPLAKGLGTSSSALLAGLELANQMCQLNLTLEEKIQISSELEGHPDNVGPALTGGLFIGAFVQGKVNYTRLDPPNIDFVVAIPPFELLTDDSRNALPSHFPFVTSIEGSALANVLVAALATNNLPALQSVFSSDVFHEPFRQSFIPHWLDLKHSFLSNGALGVALSGGGPSILVITEKGQGESIATTVQKYFPLYEIRCLPVDIQGVVIK
- a CDS encoding response regulator transcription factor is translated as MSTYNILVVDDDQDIRDGIEIYLKNEGFQVSKASNGKEALQIVQSDSIQLIILDVMMPEMDGIAATFKIREDKNIPIIMLSAKVEDSDKILGLSVGADDYMTKPFHPMELVARVKSHLRRFTQLGSYQVATNELKNGDLTLDSEAKTCMKQDQAVHLTPIEYKITELLMKNKGRVFSISEIYERVWGENALNAENIVAVHIRKIREKIECDPKNPEFIKVVWGVGYKMEKRS